The nucleotide window CCGTGGTCTCACTTTTCGTCGCATTGAGTTCATCGGTGCGCGAAGAAAGATTGATGGCGAAGCCGATAAAAAACAGTCCGATGAGTAAGAGACAAATCAGCCCGATGATTGCAATCCACGGATACCAAAGCTCGAATCTACGTTGATCGAGGATTGCTTGGGGAAGAAGGTTGATTTTTTGGTTGTTCTTGACAGCCATCATCTGCCTCCGATCGCAAGACCGATTGCAGGAGCGTAGCTGTATCGTTCGGTCCCGAGATAGCGCTGCTGCGTGTCGGATACACTGATGGAAGCGAACGGATCGGCGATTTGAATATCCGCCTTCAGCGAAGCTTCGAGATAAGCGGGCAAGTTGATAAGGCGCATGCCGGAACCCGTCGCGAATATTTTCGTGATTTCGGCGCCGCTTGCGCTGTTCGATATATAGAATTCGAGCGAAAGTCTGAGCTCGTTTATATAACGGCTCACCTCGCGTTCGAGAACACTCTGGGCTTTGAACACCAGTTCGGCGTCGTAATCCATGAGCGCGGGAACGCTGCCGTCGAGAGCGGGGAGACCTAAGTCTCGTTTGATCTTTTCCGCCTCATCAAGGGGAATATCCAACTCGCGCGCAAGCATGGTGGTGAACATATCGCCGCCTGTGGGGAGGAACCTGATGAAGCGAGGCACTCCCGCCTCGACAATTGCCAAATTGGTGGTTCCGGAAGCGATATGCAAGACGGCGACGGTCTCGGTCTCTCCGAAAAAGCCATCATAGTTGATGGGTGCTTCATTGTCGCCGAGCACCGATCGCACGAGCGCAAGCGGGGTGAGGTCGATTCTCGCGAGTTTGAGACCGGCATCCTGTATCGAAGACACCACTTTATCGATGATGTTCCGTTCGACCGCCGAGAGCATGAGTTCGTAGACGCGCTCGCCTTTATCATTGACCTTTTCGCCGGTGATGGCGAAATCGATGATGGCATCTTCAACGGGAATGGGGATGAATTCTTGTGCTTGGAGAAGGACGGCCTCCCGTAGATCTTTTTCTTCCGTCCACGGGAAGTCGATCATTCTGAAGATGATTTGCTGATTGGCGACACCGGTCGCAACGACTTTTCCGGTGAACTTGCGCTCACGCCAAAATGTCTTCAACGCCTCGGTGATGGCTGCGGTATCGATGATTTCGCCCTCATCGGTCGCATCTTTGGGGATTGAAATCGATCCGAAATCGTGAAGCACGAGTTCGCCGTTGTGGCGCTTCAACTGAGCGGCACGTATTTGGTTGTGCCCTATGTCCAGCCCCACCGGAAGCTCTTGGCCTGAAAATGATATTCGACCTGCCACTTTAGCCCTCGCGTCTTTATGTGTCGATGTCTGCATGTATCGGTTTTATCGTGCTGCAATAAAATGCACCACCAATACTAGTTTATTTGTTCGACTTCGACGCGCCTTGCAGAATTACGTCACTGAGCGTTAGCGGTTTTGTTGCTTTCCCGTCATTTAATCTCAATTTCCCCGTGTCCAATTTTCGCGTGCGAGAACACGACCGAAGAGTTCTTTCACAGGACCGGTGCCAGGACCGGTTGCATCTCCACTTACAGGACCGGGTAGAAAGCCCCCGAGAGTGCCCTGCGTTGCGAGAATGATTTTTACACCCGTCACAATCGAGCTGTCGGCGATTATCGAACCGCGCAATGAGCTTCCGAAAGTAACCGATTTGCTGGTGAACATCGCTCCGCAAAAGCCAAAGTTCGCGGAACTTCCGTTGGAGTTACCGGCGCTATATGTCGAGAGGATCGGCCCGCTGGATATGAGTGTCGCGCAGTAGCCTTCACTCACTTGAGGCAAAGACACCCCACCGTCTTTATCTCGGTAGGTGGTATCTACGCCAGCAAGGTCTGTGCGGGTTTCGCCTGAATTTGTGAAATTCGCGGGGATGAGTCGTCCGTTGAAGGTGATGCCGTTCGTCGCATAAATCGTGAATACACCTTTGTAACCGGTGACAGGCGCCTCTTTTGTGCCTACTGTGGCTGTCCCATTGACGTAAATCGTTCCGCTCGCATTCAATGTTCCGGAGGCGTCGAGGGAAAGTATCGTGTCGCCTTCGTAGTATTGTGATGTCCCTGCCTCCCATTTGAGAGAGTCCACAAGTGAGGGTGTAATGCTCGGCGTGGTCATTTTTGGGCCGAGCGGGGATACGATCACATCGGTCGGGAGACCGCTCGTAGCGTTATCGGTGTGAACCTCGTAGTGCAAGACCTTGGTTGTATGGACCCAAAGAGCTCCGCCTCCCGAAAGCGTCCCGTTTTCGATGGAGAGCGGACCGTCGATGAACGTCATATTCGCGTTCGGGCTTATGTCTTCGCCATTGACTTTAAGATAAAGCGGACCGATTATCATGGAGTCCGACGTGTTGAAGTATTTACCGTTGAGCATGGTGCCGCCGCCGCCTCCCGAATATACGCTGTTGGCCAGGTCGATACTGACCTCTTCGACTGAAACGCTTTCCTTTTTCCCGTCCAGAGTAGTGGCGGTGCATTTCAAAACGATTCCATGTCTGCCGGGATAACTACGGAAGGTGTACCCTTCATTCGTCCCGGGGAGTGTCCTCTCGGGCGAGACGGTCCCGTCGGCTGAGACGGTCTCGCCGGACAAGGCGGAGGGCGCTCCACTTTTTTCAAAAAGGGTTGCTTCATATTCAAGTGCCGAGGCGGCCACCTGATAAGCTCTGTTCGAGAAAGATTCCGTTCCGGCTTGGTCAATCGACCGCTGGGCGAGAGCGTAGCTCGTCATGGCGATTATAGTGACGAGAACGATTGCGCCGAGTGCGAAAGCCACTGCGTAGCCTTTGTCATCGTTATGCAGTTTCATGAAAGGTCGCCTCATGTCTATTGGTCCCGGTTCCTGAACCATACGGTACGAGATGAACGTACCAAGTGGTCGGATGAGTCTTTGGCTACGATGGTGATTTTTGCCGAAGTCGCGTTCGTCGATTCGGTGCTGGTAACTGTTGCCTCGTGGCTGTAGAAGAGTTCCAAGAGCGGAGTGCTGCTGGAGACGTTGGCGTTTATTGTGCTGAGGGTGAATGTGGTGGCGGTATCGCTGGAATCCACCGGCGGCGTGCGTAGTGCGGTGAATGTTCCGTCCTGATTTGCAGTGAAAGTGATTTTATAAGAAGTGATGTGATAAGGGATGCCGATTTGTGCGGGGACTTCAACGGGGACTTCAACTGTGTACGAGTAGCCGTCGGGCGATTTCGTCAGTGATAAATTCTGCGACAAGAAGCGATCCTCGATATCCAATAGGGTACTGACATCGCCCGACATCACATTGTTTCGGGCGGAAACTTGTTCGCCGACCTGAGCGAATGAAATCGTTTGATATACCAGCGTAATGACAAAAATCATGAAAATCGAGGTGACCAGAAGCTCGACCAGAGTGAAGCCGTCCTCTGCCGAAGACTGCTCGGCCATCGGTCCGGTTGAACTGCTCGAAGTTGGTGTATGTGAAGAAGAAAGTATCATGATTATTCTCTAAAGGTTCCCTGGGTCGTTTTATGGTTTTGGCAAAACCACTTGGATTGTATGGATCTGGGGGCCAGACGTTGGGTTTGACGTTGGATCTGGGGGGGGAAAACGTGTGGAGTAGCCGCCAATTGTGATGGTCTTTATGCTCGTACCGCTCACTGGGATTGTCGTCGCCTCCACGCTCATGACGACTGAGGCATTGGATGGGACCGGGCCGTCGCATGGCTCAACTGAGACATTGTGTGGGATATCCGTGCTGACGATTGAGATATATTTCGTATGAGTCACGCCGGCAGATTCGTAGGATGTTATCGCAGGATTGCGCAACATGTCGGCCAAGTCGGCCATGGAATCCGTGACCCGAGAGAGTTCCTGCGCGCGCACCGACGTCATGGTATTTACTTCTATGAGACCGATGAGCCCGGTGATTGCAATACTGAGAATCGCGAGAGCGACAAGTATTTCGACAAACGTGAAACCGGCATCGGTGGCAGGAGCTTTCCTGTCGCGAGTGCTGGTTATCATAACGCCATCGGTGTTCACGGCTCGGCACTCCTTCGATTCGGTGCCCATGGTGGCATTTCCCTAAACGTGCGTTAAAACAGCAGACCTGTATACCCTATCCATAAGTTCTGCCCAAACAACAGTATAACGAACGTGGCAAGCGCTATGAAAGGTCCGAACGGTATTTTCATGGAAAGTGATACTGTGCGGTTGCCAAGTTTTGCACTACCTATGGCGAGGAGACCGATTATCGCCGCAACGGGGAGGACGAGCCCGCCGAATCTCCCGAGGAAGAGCCCGATTACGATGAGCAACTTGATGTCCCCCATGCCGAATCCACTTTTGTGTCTGAGTGTGCGGTAAAGAAACGCTATGAGCGCCGCCGGTCCCGCAGCGAGAAGTATGCCGATTATTCCTTCGACAATCGGTGCGAAGGTGCTTTTTTGCGCCGAGGCGGTCAGAGCGACGGTTCTCGGCAGCGATGTGGATTGTGCCAAAGTATTCATACAGCCGGGGATGAGAGTCAGCACAACCGCCGTCAAGCTGAGCACTCCGAGAGTGGCGACAAGCGAGTTCGGAAGTCTTTTCGTATCGTAGTCGATGAACGAAAGAAGCATGAGCAGGTAGAGGAAAACGCTGAGAAAAATCGCCTGGATGAGATTTGTTCCGATAAGGGCCGCTACGGCGAAGAGTATGCCGCCCGAGAGCTCGACGAGCGGGTAGCGAATCGAAATCGCTTCATGACAGGTGCGACATTTCCCCTTAAGTACAAGGAAGGAAAGAACGGGAATATTATCGTAGGGTTTTATGGGTGAACCGCATGTCGGACAGTGAGACGGTGGAAAGCTCAATGATTCTTTGCGGGGGAGGCGCCAGATGACGACATTTCCGAAACTTCCGAAAATCACTCCGAAGAGGAAGAATGCTCCCGTAAGTGCGTAGCGAATGAAATGCGGATCGATCATCATTGGTGATTATGCAGCGGATTGATGACACCCTGGACCACATGGTAGGTCGCGGGGTGGGACTTCACGCTGCATTCCAGGGAGGTTATTCCGCGGGTGATATAGGCGTTGACATCGGTATCGTTTATCGCGCTTATTGGTTTTCCTGAAATCAAGGCCGCACGGGCAACCGCCAGGTTGATGGTGTCGACATTGGCCGCGCATGCTTTTTGATTGTCCTTCTGGATGGAATTATTGAAGAGACCGACAGCCATAGTGACCAAGAGGCCCAAAATCAGCACGGTGACCATGAGCTCTACCAAAGTAAAGCCGTTCTCAGCGTATATAAAGGTGTGTCGGCGATTTGTTTTCATGCTACGAGAATACCACGTGGCGGGGGGTTATACATCGCAGAGAAGAAAGAAAAACCGCCCTTCTCGGGGCGGTTTCTAGAGACGATCGTATTGCGAAGACCTCGGATAAGCGAGATCGGCTATGGAGTGACAACGGCGGTGGGATCGGCGTGTACATATGGGTCGGCTGTTGTACCTGTACCTGTGATGTGGGCCACTTCAACCACACCTTGGCTGCCGACGCCACCAGGGGCGACCACGGCACTGATTGTATAAGCGATGTTGTAAGGGCACTGGGGAGCTGTCTTGAGGTAGCCTGGAATGAGGGCTCCAGTTCCCGAGGCAGCGTCTGTGGCAAGTGATGTGACCGTGTCCTCGGTGGTTGCAAACTGAGAGATGGCGCCGTTGATGGTGCGGATGTTCGCTCTGCAGGTGTTAATCTTTGCCTTCGCCGTGGCGTTGTTGAAAATCGGAATGGCGATAGCCACCAAGATACCGATGATCAATACAACAACCATCAACTCGACGAGGGTGAAGCCTTCGTCCTTACGGATTGTTTTTGACATACGTTTCTCCTCTGTTGCACGTCTTATGAATAATCGGGGGTGACCATTCCTTCGGCGCGCCCTTATGAAAACTTAGACCTTTGCATGATACACCTTTGAGGTAAGTATACAATACTTTAAGCAGACGCTATAAAACTATTTGACGATGGCGACCATTTGGAACATCGGGAGATACAGGCCGATGACCATTGTGCCCACCACGCCGCCAAGTAAAGCCATCATGACCGGTTCGAGTGTCGACGTCAACGAAGCGACTGCCGAAGAAACCTCTTCATCGTAGAAGTCGGCTATTTTAGAGAGCATGACGTCAAGCGAACCGGTTTCTTCGCCCACGGCGATCATTTGAGAGACCATGGAAGGGAAAATTTTCGATTCCGAGAACGGTTTTGCGAGAAGATTTCCTTCTCTCACCGATTCTTTCGCCTCTAATACGACCTTTGCGATCGCTTCGTTACCGGATGTGTCGGCGACGATATCGAGACTTGCCAACATCGGTACGCCGGCGCTGACGAGCGTGGAAAATGTTCTCGTGAAACGCGACATGGCCATTTTTTTCGCAATCGAGCCGGTGACGGGCATGTTCAAAACAAGCGTATCCCATGTGAAAGCGCCCGAACCTTTGCGCCACTTGTTGAACCCCCATACGGCGGCGATGACCACGACGAATGTCGCCGGTCCTTTCCAGCTGAGGAGCGCATCCGATAGCGTAATCATCACAGCTGTTATCGCCGGTAATTTCGCTCCCATGTCGGCAAACATCTTCTGGAATGTCGGAACGATGAAAATCAACATTGCCAGCGCGATGATGAAAACCAAAGCGCCCATGGCAACCGGATAGGTGATGGCCGATTTGATTTTTCCTCTTAAAGCGAGCTCGCTTTCGAAGTGGTCTGCGACGCGCACGAGAACGATATCGAGAACACCGCCGACTTCTCCGGCGTGGACCATCGATACGAATATTTTCGGAAATGCTTTCGGGTGTTTGGCAACCGCAGCTGAAAGAGAACCGCCCGACTCGACGTCGAGCGAAATTTGGGCGATGACGCCCCTCAGCGCGACGCTATCGGTCTGCGCGCTCAAAATCGTCAGGCATTTGGTGATGGGAAGCCCGGCTTCAATCATCGTCGCGAATTGGCGGGCGAAGATGGCGACATCCTTTCGCTTGACTTTCTTTCCACCGATGCTGAGGCTTCCGACATCTGCGAGTTTGCTTTGCTCGCGAATTTGTAAAATGACTTGGTCGGCGGCGGCGAGGCTTTCTTTGACCAAAGCCACGTTTGCGGCGATGATTTTCCCTTTGGTGATCTTGCCCGATTTTTTATCGCGGACTTGGTAAGTGTATGTTGCCACGCTTGCTCCTCTGACGGCGCCGATGCGAGTTTATAACGCGAAGTGTACTGACATCCTACTGATGTTGCCCGTCTTATGCAATAACGCGCATGATCTCTTCGAGCGAAGTCTGACCGAGGCGAGCTTTTTCCAGACCGTCCTGCATGAGAGTTTGCATTCCCTCCTCGATTGCAGCCTTTTTAATTACTTCGCCGGGTGCGCCCTCCACGGTCAAATTTCCGATTTTCTCGGTTATGGACAGTATTTCATGCACGGCGATTCTTCCTTTGTACCCGGAATTGTTGCACTTTCTGCATCCCTTCGCCCGGTAGAGCTTATCCGGCAGGTCGTCGGGGTTGTATCCGATGCGAATCAACGCTTCCGAATCCGGAGTGTACTCTTCTTTGCACTCGGGGCAAAGAAGTCGGGCGAGTCGCTGGGCGACTACGCTGTCGAGCGCCGAAGATATCAAAAACGGTTCGATTTCCATTTCCGTCAAACGAGTGATGGCGCTTGCCGCATCGTTGGTGTGCAGAGTCGAGAGCACCAGGTGACCGGTCAGAGCGGCCTCGATTGCGATTCGCGCCGTCTCTTTATCGCGAATTTCTCCGACGAGGATGACGTCGGGAGAGCATCGCAGAAACGAGCGAAGCGCCCGCGCGAACGTCAGACCGGCGCTGTTGTCGATTTGCACTTGGTTGATGCCGGGGAGACGGTACTCGACGGGGTCCTCCGCGGTCAGAATGTGTTTTTCAGGCGAGTTGAGCACATTGATCGCCGCATAGAGGCTGGTCGACTTACCCGAGCCGGTCGGACCGGTCACCAAAATCGTTCCGTAAGGCTTTTTGAAAGCGGTTTCGAACAATTCGAGATTGCGGGGAGAAAATCCGAGGTCCTCGAGCTTGAGGAGCACCGAGTCGGTACGTAATATTCGCAAAACGATGCGCTCACCGTAAATGGAGGGCAGGGTGGACACACGGAGATCGACCGTTTTGTTGCCGACATTGACGGAACTGTGGCCGTCTTGCGGTTTACGTGTTTCGGAAATATCGATATCCGCCATGATTTTAAATCGTGAGATGATTGCGGTTTGGCTCGATTTCGGGCTCCTCATAATCTCATGGAGCACGCCGTCGGTTCGGAACCGAATGCGCAAGTCGTGTTCTTGCGGCTCGATATGGATATCGCTTGCGCCATCGGCGACGGCCTTTTTGAGGATATATTTGACCAGCTTGACGGTCGGGGAGTCATCGACGACCTCGTTGAGGCTCTGAAATTCTACGAGTGCCTCGTTGGTGTCGCCTTCTTCATCACGCAGCTTTTGCAAGTCGATATCGGCGTTGGGATTCGAGTACACTTTTGCAATCAAGTCGGTGATAGCCGTGTCGGTGGTCATAATCGGAATGATGGTGCCCCCGGTGATGAGGCGCAGGTCATCCAACGCACCGATGTCACGCGGATTCGATGTCGCAATGGTCAAAGAGCGATCTTTCAACTTGATGGGAACGACGCGATACTTTTCCGCGAGGTTGCGCGGGATGAGCGTTTCGAGAGTCGGGTCGATTTCGATGTCATTTTCGCCGAGAAACGGTACGCCGAGTTGAAGCGCGATCGCCTTTACCATGTCGTGTTCGGTGGCGTAACCGAGTTTCGCTATGATGCTTTGAATCTTAATCCCGGGGTGGTCCTTTTGGTACGCCAACGCGACGTCGAATTGTTCGGGAGTGATTACCTCCGCTCGTATGAGGCGTTGTCCGGTCAGCAACGGGGTCTTTGCCATTTAGACCACCACTCGCAATACTTCTTCGATGGATGTGAGCCCTTCGATGACTTTTGCAAATCCGTCGCCACGCAACTCTTGCATTCCTTCTTCGACGGCGATTCTGGATAGTTCATCGGCTGATGCGTTACGAACGATCGCCCGCTCGAGTTCTTCCGAGACGGCCATGACCTCGTGTACGCCCATGCGTCCCTTGTAACCGATTTCACTACAAGCCCTGCAACCTTTCGCCCGGTAGATGAGCGGCGTTTCGCCTGTTTCCTTATTATAGGGAAAGCCTGCTTTTTCACAGGCCTCGATTGTGGGCCGGTACGCTTCCTTGCATTCGGGGCACAAGCGTCGTGCCAGTCGTTGAGCCACGACGAGCACAATCGCGCTTGCGCTCAAAAAAGGCTCGATGCCCATTTCAGTCAAACGAGTCAGTGCGCCGGGCGCATTGTTCGTGTGCAGAGTCGAGAGGACCAAGTGCCCGGTCAGCGCGGCCTCGATGGCTATCTTGCCTGTTTCCGTGTCGCGAATTTCACCGATCATCACCTGGTCGGGGTCTTGCCTGAGTATCGAGCGCAAAGCGGAGGCGAACGTAAGGCCGGCTTTTTCGTTGACCTGGATTTGCGAAAGTCCGTCCAGTCGATATTCGACCGGATCCTCGACGGTGATCAAGTTGATTCGAGGATCGGCGGTTTCGTTGACTGCGGCATAGAGCGTGGTCGATTTACCCGAGCCGGTCGGTCCGGTGACTAAAATCATGCCATGCGATCTTTTCAAGGCGTCGATGATGTGCTTGAAGTTCGTATCGTTGAACCCGAGATCGGTCAGCGACAGCATAATCGAGTCGCGGCGTAAAAGTCGCAGTACGGCGAGCTCGCCGTGAATGGTCGGCAAAATCGCCACACGGAAATCGATGATTTTTCCCTTGAGGTTCACGCCGAAACGTCCGTCTTGAGGCTTGCGTCGTTCTGCAATGTCGAGGTCGCATTGAATCTTGAGCCGGTTGATGAATTGCCGGTGCAAGGATTTTGGAGCGGAAAATATTTCCCGGCAAACGCCATCGATTTTAAAACGGATGGCCATTTCATGCTCATGAGGTTCGATGATTATATCTCCGGCGTTGAGAGTGATTGCATCGGAGATGATTCTATTCATCAGTTTTGCGACGACGGTATCCTCGGTGTTTTCGTCTGTCAGATGGTCTTCGACTTCAACTGTGGTGTCGTCGGCCATCGACTGCAGGTTGGTTTGGTCGGCCATAAAACGTTCGATTGCGTCGAACACTGCGGTTTCAGGTGCAACGACGACTTTGACCGAGAGTCTGGTGAGCGTGCGAACATCGTCGCGAGCCAAAATGTCGGAAGGGTCGACCATCGCCATGGTAATCTCTGAATTCGAGATCGCGATGGGAATCATGTGGCTTCTCAGAAGAGTATCGGTCGGGATTTTCCTTATGGCCTGCGGATTGAGTTCGAGCGCCTTGATGTCGCAGAACTCGCAATGGTAGCTTGAAGCAACCGCGCGCGCGATTTCTTCTTCGGTGGTGAAATGGAGTTCTTGCGCCACCGCAATGGGAGACCGACCGGATGCGTCTTCGAAAACGGTTTGCACCTGTTGTCCGGTTAAAAGCCCGGCTTTTCTGCAGGTCTCAAATATTTGTCGATACGAGACGCTCATAAAGTGTCGTTAATCCTTCGCGATAATCTCAACGAGTTCGATTTCGAATGTGAGGTCCTCGCCGGCGAGTGGGTGGTTGATGTCGAGAGTGGCATTTTCTTCGTTGATGTCGACGACGGTTGCAGGGATTACCTGGCCCTCGGGTGATTGCAGCTCAAGCATCCAACCTTTTTCGGGTAGTTTCTCTCCGAAAAACTCGAGAGGCACGTGTTGGATGAGTTTGTCGTCGCGCACGCCGTATGCTTCGTCTGCCGGGATGGTGATGGTGACCGTCTCCCCGATTCCAAGGCCGATGACGGCTTTGTCGAATCCGGGAATCACTTGGCCCGCACCGAGGTCGAACTCGAGAGGCTCGCGACCGATGCTCGAGTCGAATTGTTCACCGTTCGAGAGCGTTCCGGTGTAGTTTACTTTTACTTTATCGCCTGTGGATGCTTTCATTGAGTTCTCCTCATGGTTATTTCGTGTACCGGTAGTCAGAGTAAGCGGCTTCCGATGCCCTAGGATACTAGAGTATCCGACCACAGTGTTTTATGCTAATACTAAAGAGCTTCGAGGGTAGGGTATTTTCGTGGATAACATGAGCTGCACACAACGGAACGATACGAACGAGTCGCGTAAGGGCGGGGCACCGAAGGGCGGGGCTCATGTCGGCTCGGAGGCGGTCGTCGCATTGGTCGATGCCGTTCTCGGGGTCGCTGAAGAACTGTATCGCGATTTCGAGTGGAGGCGCACGGCGGATCCTTATCGTGTGCTGGTTTCCGAGGTTATGCTACAGCAGACTCAGACGGTGCGTGTCATACGCTACTATGCGCGGTGGATCGAAAAGTTTCCGACCTTCGATGCGCTTGCGGCCGCGTCGACACTCGACGTGCTCGAAGCGTGGCAAGGGCTCGGCTACAACCGTCGTGCGCTCGCACTTCACGAGTGCGCCAAACAGGTGTCGACGTTGCATGCGGGCCGATTGCCGCAGAATGTCGAGGAACTTGTGGCGTTGCCGGGAATCGGGCCGGCGACCGCTGCCGGGGTGCTCGCGTTCGCTTTCAACGAGCCGTCCGTCTACCTCGAAACGAATGTGCGAACCGTGGTGCTTCATGAGGTGTGGCCGGACAGAGAAAATGTCGGCGACAAAGAGGTGAGCGCCATCGTCGAGGCCGCCGCTGCGCTCATCGCTTCGCGCGGCATAGATTCCCGCGTCTGGAATTATGCGCTTCTCGATTACGGTGCATGGCTGAAGAAAATGTTTCCGAATCCCTCGCGTAGAAGCAAACACCACACGAAGCAAAGTGCCTATGAGGGTTCTCGCAGGCAGAAGCGTGCTCGTTTGTTGCGCGTCATGCTGGATGTGCCCGACGGCACCGCCACGTACTATGCGCGGGAGTGTTCCTATGGGATCGATGTCGTCGATGATGTCATGGGCTCGCTGTGCGAAGAAGGTTTTGCGGTCTGCGATGAAACAGGGCGCTATTCGATAAAGAATTAACGATTGCGGTGGTACTCGCGCAGGAATTAACGATTGCGGTGGTACTCGCGCAGGGCTTTCGGGTCGAACGGGTCGGTGTCGACCTTTTGAACGGATATCGCGCCGAAACGGCAGAGTGGGACGCAAACGCCGAGCCCGTCGCAGAATCTATCCTCGACGATTTCGGGCTTGTGGTTTACCATCTCGATCACTTGCTTACCGCATCCGTCGGCGCATGTGCCGCATCCGGTGCATTTGTCATAGTCGAAAACAATCATGTCGCGAATCATTTTTTGCTCCTTGCCGTCAGAAAGTTTAGATTATTCTAAATACTTTCCGTCAGGTTAGAAATCTTAACAAGGACATCGTGATAAAGCAAGTTATTTTCACGAGCAATCCGCGCGATGTCTTCATGCTCGGGTCGATAGCGTCCGGCCCCGTGCTTCAACGTGATCGTGCCCCACTCGGTGTCGACATCGACGGTCTCGCGATGTGCGATGAGCCGGGGCTGGACGATTACGCGCACGCCGAGTGTGCCGGTCAAAGCGACGATGCGCTCTGCGAACATTTCTGCTTCAGTCGGAGAAACGAGCACCGAAAGGGTGAGCGCCGCTCGGCCTTTCTTCATGGCGATGGGGGTAATCCACACATCGAGAGCACCTTCTGCGACGAGCTCCTCACCGGCGAAAGCGACTGCTTCGGGCGTGATGTGATCGATATTGGTTTCAAGCAAAACGGTGGTATCGGGCGTGAGCGTCGTGGGCGCCGCCGTGCCGTGGGTGGCTTTTGTAGCCGCCTCCCCGACGATGAGTCTGCATATGTTTGCCTGTCCGATGTCTTTGGTCCCGGCTCCGTATCCGAGCAGAATCGGAGTCATCGGCGGCACGGGGCCGAAGCCTGCCGCGAGATGGAGCAGTGCCGCGCCGGTCGGTGTGGTGAGCTCTCCGCTCGCCGAGCTGACGGTGGTCGGTTTGCCGAGGAGGAGCGCCGCCGTGGCGGGAGCTGGAACGGGAATCTCTCCGTGTGCGGTCGTCACCGTTCCCGAGCCGAGTGCCGGTGGAGTCGCATAGAGCGCCTGAATGCCGAGAGCATCGATTC belongs to Coriobacteriia bacterium and includes:
- a CDS encoding peptidylprolyl isomerase is translated as MKASTGDKVKVNYTGTLSNGEQFDSSIGREPLEFDLGAGQVIPGFDKAVIGLGIGETVTITIPADEAYGVRDDKLIQHVPLEFFGEKLPEKGWMLELQSPEGQVIPATVVDINEENATLDINHPLAGEDLTFEIELVEIIAKD
- the larC gene encoding nickel pincer cofactor biosynthesis protein LarC, with translation MSTETTTDTQTPQILAHLDCSTGVSGDKFLGALIEAGSQLGQFSAADLQNAITQVAPEAVVSITKTSSYGISATSVSITSQTLEPHSRSFKDIRKLINTADLPSPVKTNAIDVFTRLAEAEGLVHGVATEEVTFHEVGALDSIGDVVGVCAGIDALGIQALYATPPALGSGTVTTAHGEIPVPAPATAALLLGKPTTVSSASGELTTPTGAALLHLAAGFGPVPPMTPILLGYGAGTKDIGQANICRLIVGEAATKATHGTAAPTTLTPDTTVLLETNIDHITPEAVAFAGEELVAEGALDVWITPIAMKKGRAALTLSVLVSPTEAEMFAERIVALTGTLGVRVIVQPRLIAHRETVDVDTEWGTITLKHGAGRYRPEHEDIARIARENNLLYHDVLVKISNLTESI
- the tadA gene encoding Flp pilus assembly complex ATPase component TadA, whose amino-acid sequence is MSVSYRQIFETCRKAGLLTGQQVQTVFEDASGRSPIAVAQELHFTTEEEIARAVASSYHCEFCDIKALELNPQAIRKIPTDTLLRSHMIPIAISNSEITMAMVDPSDILARDDVRTLTRLSVKVVVAPETAVFDAIERFMADQTNLQSMADDTTVEVEDHLTDENTEDTVVAKLMNRIISDAITLNAGDIIIEPHEHEMAIRFKIDGVCREIFSAPKSLHRQFINRLKIQCDLDIAERRKPQDGRFGVNLKGKIIDFRVAILPTIHGELAVLRLLRRDSIMLSLTDLGFNDTNFKHIIDALKRSHGMILVTGPTGSGKSTTLYAAVNETADPRINLITVEDPVEYRLDGLSQIQVNEKAGLTFASALRSILRQDPDQVMIGEIRDTETGKIAIEAALTGHLVLSTLHTNNAPGALTRLTEMGIEPFLSASAIVLVVAQRLARRLCPECKEAYRPTIEACEKAGFPYNKETGETPLIYRAKGCRACSEIGYKGRMGVHEVMAVSEELERAIVRNASADELSRIAVEEGMQELRGDGFAKVIEGLTSIEEVLRVVV
- a CDS encoding 4Fe-4S binding protein, whose product is MIRDMIVFDYDKCTGCGTCADGCGKQVIEMVNHKPEIVEDRFCDGLGVCVPLCRFGAISVQKVDTDPFDPKALREYHRNR
- a CDS encoding adenine glycosylase is translated as MSCTQRNDTNESRKGGAPKGGAHVGSEAVVALVDAVLGVAEELYRDFEWRRTADPYRVLVSEVMLQQTQTVRVIRYYARWIEKFPTFDALAAASTLDVLEAWQGLGYNRRALALHECAKQVSTLHAGRLPQNVEELVALPGIGPATAAGVLAFAFNEPSVYLETNVRTVVLHEVWPDRENVGDKEVSAIVEAAAALIASRGIDSRVWNYALLDYGAWLKKMFPNPSRRSKHHTKQSAYEGSRRQKRARLLRVMLDVPDGTATYYARECSYGIDVVDDVMGSLCEEGFAVCDETGRYSIKN
- the tadA gene encoding Flp pilus assembly complex ATPase component TadA, which gives rise to MAKTPLLTGQRLIRAEVITPEQFDVALAYQKDHPGIKIQSIIAKLGYATEHDMVKAIALQLGVPFLGENDIEIDPTLETLIPRNLAEKYRVVPIKLKDRSLTIATSNPRDIGALDDLRLITGGTIIPIMTTDTAITDLIAKVYSNPNADIDLQKLRDEEGDTNEALVEFQSLNEVVDDSPTVKLVKYILKKAVADGASDIHIEPQEHDLRIRFRTDGVLHEIMRSPKSSQTAIISRFKIMADIDISETRKPQDGHSSVNVGNKTVDLRVSTLPSIYGERIVLRILRTDSVLLKLEDLGFSPRNLELFETAFKKPYGTILVTGPTGSGKSTSLYAAINVLNSPEKHILTAEDPVEYRLPGINQVQIDNSAGLTFARALRSFLRCSPDVILVGEIRDKETARIAIEAALTGHLVLSTLHTNDAASAITRLTEMEIEPFLISSALDSVVAQRLARLLCPECKEEYTPDSEALIRIGYNPDDLPDKLYRAKGCRKCNNSGYKGRIAVHEILSITEKIGNLTVEGAPGEVIKKAAIEEGMQTLMQDGLEKARLGQTSLEEIMRVIA